TAGTTATACGAAGCGCCCGATCGAAGCGCGCACGAATAGGGATAGGAGCAGATATTGCCCGATTTGTTCTCGTGCCAGATCGCTAGATCGTGCGCCGATCTGTGCTTTGCCTTGCGCTTGCTAACGATACGCGCCGAAGCGTAGTATTTGCGATCGACGTTTGTCTCAAGAACCCGCGAAAGCGGTTTATAGGGTCTAATCGGCGGCGGAAAAGCGAAGTCGTTTCTCTCTCTAAACCCGACGATAATCACCCGCTCCCTTTTTTGCGGCAGCCCGTAGTCGAGCGCGTTTAGGATCGCGTATTGCGCGTGATAGCCGAGCTTTGTCAGCGTCTCCATCACGATCGCGATCGTTTTGCCGCCGTTATGCCCCGCGAGCTGCTTGACGTTCTCCAAAATAAACGCCTTTGGCTTCTTGCGCTCAAGTATCCGCGCCACCTCGAAAAACAGCGTTCCTCTCGTATCCTCAAACCCTTTCATACGCCCGATAATGCTAAACGGCTGGCAGGGAAAACCTGCGAACAAAATATCGTGATCGGGAATGTCGCTCTCGTCGATTTTCGTAATATCGCCAAAGGGGCGATCGCCGAAATTGGCTTCGTAGCAATCTTGACAAAACTCGTCTATATCGCACGAAAACACGCACTCGGCTGCAAGGTTACGCGAGGCAAACGCTTCGATCGCCGCCTGACGAAACCCGCCTACGCCGCAGAAAAGATCGATAAAACGAAGCGCTCTCATTTGGTTTCTTGCAGTTGAATTGGGGAAAATCCCGCCGCGATCGTAGCGCCCGCTTGGTTAGAAAACCGCCTCGCGCCAACATACAAAAAGCGCTTAGTTTGATAAGATCGCGGTATGGAAAAGGCGAAAATTCTTCTGCTTGAGGACGATCCGTCGCTTCACGAGATTATCAAAGAGTGTTTAGAGGATCAAAACTATAGGGTTTTTGATGCGTTTAACGCCGATCAAGCAGCCGATCTACTCTACGAAAACCCGTGCGATCTCATGTTGCTAGACGTTAAAATGGCTGGGCAGAACGGCTTTGAGTTTCTTAGCGAACAGCGCAAAAACGGCGTGGAAACGCCCGCTATATTTATCACCTCGCTTAACTCGATCGACGATCTAGCCAAAGGCTACAAGGTCGGTTGCGACGACTATCTACGCAAACCTTTCGAGCTAAAAGAGCTTATTTTGCGCGTGGAGACGTTGCTTAAGCGCCGTTTTTTTCACACGAGCCAAGAGGGGATCGATCTGGGCGACGGCGCGGTTTTTTACGTCGAGGCGAACCTTATAAAAACGCCGGAGGGCGAGCGCTCCTTGCCGCCTAAGGAGTTCTCGCTATTAAAGCTGCTCGTTGAAAATCGAGGCAAAATCGTGCCGCGAGAAACCGTTATGGACAGGTTGTGGAGCTTTGGCGAGGAGCCTAGCGAAATGAGCCTGCGCACGCACCTAAAAAATCTGCGCAAAATTATCGGACGCGACTGCGTGGAGACGTTGCGCGGATTGGGGCTTCGCGTCCGATGATCGCCGCCGAGAAACAGGCTCTATGGCGGTTTTTGCTACTTTACGCGGGATCGCTGTTTTTGTTTCTAGGCATTATCGGCGTCGGCTATTACAAGTTTCATTCGCGGCAAATCGTCAAAGCGCAACAAAACGAGCTACGCCTAATAGCGGCGAATATCAATAGATCGCTTAGGCGCGGCGAGCCGCCCGACGAGGAGATCGCGTGGGCGATTGTCGATAGCGCGGGCGAAACCTACGCGGGAACTTTCAGGCTGCCGCATTCGACGGTTAAGAGTATCGAGCAGCCAAACGATCGGGAGACATTTTTTTCGGATCAGAGCCATATCTACCGCCTAAACGCGCTCCCCACCCCTTTCGAGCCGCGTTTTTTTCTAGTTCGCATGCCAATTTACAGCGATATGTATAGCAATTTGACCGTCAATATGATCGCCATTGGAGGCGGAGCGTTTATCTTTTTTATGGCGATCGCGGCGATTTTGACGCGAATGTTCTTGAAACCGATGCGCGATATGATCGAGCTGCTAGATCGGTTTATCAAAGACACGACTCACGAGCTGACCACGCCGATCGCGGCGATTTTGATGAGCGTCGAGGGTTTTGGGCGCGACGGCTTGAGCGAACGCGATCAAAGGCGGCTTTCGCGCATCGAGACGGGCGCGAGGACGATCAAGAGCGTTTATGACGATTTGACCTTTCTAATGCTGGATAAACGCCGCCAAAGCGTCGCGGAAACGATCGACTTAGCGGCGCTTATCAACGAGCGCGTCGAGTTTTTCGAGCCGATCGGCAGGGCGAAAAATATCGTATGGGAGATTGTCGTAGGCAAATACGAACCGCCAATCGCCGATAAAAACGAATTTACGCGGATTATAGACAACCTGCTTAGCAACGCGATTAAATACAACAAGCAGGGCGGGCGCGTCCGCGTTTTGAGCGAAGATCGCTTTATGTCGATAGAGGACGAGGGCGAAGGCATAAATAAAGCCGATCGCCAAAAGATATTCGACCGCTTCGCACGGCTTGATTTAGCGCAGGGCGGCTTTGGACTTGGATTAAACATCGTTAAATCGCTTTGCGATCGCGCCAATATGACGATAGAGGTTTCCGACGCGCAAATCGGCGGTTGTAGATTTACCGTTAGCTGGAAAACCGCGCGCTAACGGCGAGCGCTCCGCGCGATATGTTTCGGTATTGTGCATCGACGCTCGCGCCTCTCGCCAAATCGTCTTTCGCCGATCTTTGCCGCGCCGCTCGCTTCTAAAAGCCCGTTTTCGTCGCTTGATCGCGATAGTCGCCTATTCCCAAAACGCCCTAGCCTCGCCGCCCGATCGCGGACGCTATGATTGACGTTTTACTTGCGATCGCGCTTCGCCCCTTTATCCTTCTTACTCTTTATTTCGCGGACTACGCCCCTTCCTCTGTTTAACGCTCGCTCGCTAACTGGGTATTTATCTTAGCTTGGTTTTAAATAAAAGGCGGCGCAAGACGCGTTAAAAGAAACGAATAATTGTTTTTTTGTAATCGGGGTCGCGCGGCGTTT
This region of Helicobacteraceae bacterium genomic DNA includes:
- the dcm gene encoding DNA (cytosine-5-)-methyltransferase, which gives rise to MRALRFIDLFCGVGGFRQAAIEAFASRNLAAECVFSCDIDEFCQDCYEANFGDRPFGDITKIDESDIPDHDILFAGFPCQPFSIIGRMKGFEDTRGTLFFEVARILERKKPKAFILENVKQLAGHNGGKTIAIVMETLTKLGYHAQYAILNALDYGLPQKRERVIIVGFRERNDFAFPPPIRPYKPLSRVLETNVDRKYYASARIVSKRKAKHRSAHDLAIWHENKSGNICSYPYSCALRSGASYNYLLVNGERRLTPREMFRLQGFPDHYKIVANDYQARKQAGNAVPVNVARAAIEGVLPYIIGGANNG
- a CDS encoding response regulator transcription factor, with product MEKAKILLLEDDPSLHEIIKECLEDQNYRVFDAFNADQAADLLYENPCDLMLLDVKMAGQNGFEFLSEQRKNGVETPAIFITSLNSIDDLAKGYKVGCDDYLRKPFELKELILRVETLLKRRFFHTSQEGIDLGDGAVFYVEANLIKTPEGERSLPPKEFSLLKLLVENRGKIVPRETVMDRLWSFGEEPSEMSLRTHLKNLRKIIGRDCVETLRGLGLRVR
- a CDS encoding HAMP domain-containing histidine kinase, yielding MIAAEKQALWRFLLLYAGSLFLFLGIIGVGYYKFHSRQIVKAQQNELRLIAANINRSLRRGEPPDEEIAWAIVDSAGETYAGTFRLPHSTVKSIEQPNDRETFFSDQSHIYRLNALPTPFEPRFFLVRMPIYSDMYSNLTVNMIAIGGGAFIFFMAIAAILTRMFLKPMRDMIELLDRFIKDTTHELTTPIAAILMSVEGFGRDGLSERDQRRLSRIETGARTIKSVYDDLTFLMLDKRRQSVAETIDLAALINERVEFFEPIGRAKNIVWEIVVGKYEPPIADKNEFTRIIDNLLSNAIKYNKQGGRVRVLSEDRFMSIEDEGEGINKADRQKIFDRFARLDLAQGGFGLGLNIVKSLCDRANMTIEVSDAQIGGCRFTVSWKTAR